A stretch of the Salarias fasciatus chromosome 3, fSalaFa1.1, whole genome shotgun sequence genome encodes the following:
- the sst5 gene encoding somatostatin-1: MLGSQLQVLLLGLCWSVVLDRVDGAPRGGGDDMLTEALREELAGDKDVSRLLLLNYMSDRAAARGEELLRELEEEEEAAAAAAAAAAGGREEVRRRHLPLSQRERKAGCRNFFWKTFTSC; this comes from the exons ATGCTGGGCTCTCAGCTGCAGGTGCTTCTGCTGGGCTTGTGCTGGTCCGTGGTGCTGGACCGGGTCGACGGCGCGccgcgcggcggcggcgacgacATGCTGACGGAGGCGCTGAGGGAAGAGCTCGCCGGCGACAAG GACGtcagccgcctgctgctgctgaactaCATGTCGGACCGGGCGGCTGCGAGAGGCGAGGAGCTGCTCcgcgagctggaggaggaggaggaggcggcggcggcggcggcggcggcggcggcgggaggcagggaggaggtgaggaggaggcaTCTCCCCCTCTCCCAGAGGGAGCGCAAAGCCGGCTGCCGCAACTTCTTCTGGAAGACCTTCACTTCATGCTGA
- the arhgef15b gene encoding rho guanine nucleotide exchange factor 15 codes for MSLQERPVSPSPLKPEAKPKPEIPPKPQPASSPLGEKGHGGGKVKRIVNKFSQSEADEAAERPANNGTAEGKPSKHFKKPPTVRPRPDHAGLQLQLAAEQAPPLPMKKRSLLRKQSSVAGDEDGGRSAPDGKEVEFDPVAGGEVEAERSPDTPLTPCCDPGCSCVCHLQRPGMKLVWVPVGSEDGGEVEDIGRLKEEEEEEEEEESWEEEEVEWDGEAGDEVDRTSAVDEKEALKQEKVKFHHNLDILLGEGHRRRSDPGPHVNLSSLSVSRSQSPPVPPKRGQSPPVRPRPAQQAEENIYEVTLPVVDRAIPQIKVRKPARRGKLSSSTSDPTYDFNASTESVPDAYDVPPAIPPRMPVIQDGRGPPTPAHRAAVPPPQPTLEEWRSLRPSSPGSSSAGGLSPQRSVTPTAPGSPLVPCRPPPPPPPRSDPRRLSSASVQSLTARRGEENEGNEDEKENTLEEMQNSLLRENSLNWESRLQDEPLYQTYRDTVITKEIRRQTVCRNISKTSADFTADWAARRSGAGGGAASVTGNGGPRGSPVPTPAQSTLWQDLQKVRDSGVLEQLTAEQCKYQESMFEVLTSETSYLRSLRVLTEHFMDSRELEDTMIIRDRKTLFSNILRVREVSERFLKDLEDRVFEELVFADICDIIHYHAQHNFPAYIDYVRNQIYQEKTYTTLLKNNVQFAAVIARLQESPQCQRLPFMSFLLLPFQRITRIKMLIENILKRTKEGTKEEQMASKALASVSKIIDECNTQVGKMRQMEELIHISQTLEFDKLKAVPIISQTRYLEKKGELQEMSKGGTLFNMRAKFVPVFLFLFNDLLVIAAKKGAERFVVLDHAHRSLVQVQPVEDSATGGSPYEHCFNLTLLENHQGRMMERLVKAPSQSDMHRWMAAFPDPTNPDGHEDEVIYEDWDCPQVQCVEQYVAQQADELSLEPTEIINVIRKTNEGWYEGNRLSDGQKGWFPIANVVEITNEHVRRRNLRERYRVIRAASLVTNNKARTIQ; via the exons ATGTCTCTCCAGGAGCGGCCCGTGTCTCCGTCGCCCCTCAAACCCGAAGCCAAACCCAAACCGGAGATCCCCCCGAAGCCCCAGCCGGCCTCCTCCCCCCTGGGGGAGAAGGGCCACGGCGGCGGGAAGGTGAAGAGGATCGTCAACAAGTTCAGTCAAAGCGAGGCGGACGAGGCGGCGGAGAGGCCCGCCAACAATGGCACGGCCGAAGGAAAACCAAgcaaacacttcaaaaagcCGCCGACGGTCAGGCCCAGGCCGGACCACGccggcctccagctgcagctcgccGCCGAGCAGGCGCCGCCGCTCCCCATGAAGAAGAGGAGCCTGCtgaggaagcagagcagcgtGGCGGGAGACGAGGACGGCGGCCGGTCAG CGCCCGATGGGAAGGAGGTGGAGTTCGATCCGGTCGCGGGAGgcgaggtggaggcggagcgcAGCCCCGACACGCCCCTCaccccctgctgtgaccccGGCTGCAGCTGCGTCTGCCACCTGCAGCGGCCCGGCATGAAGCTGGTCTGGGTCCCGGTGGGCTCGGAGGACGGCGGAGAGGTGGAGGACATCGGGagactgaaggaggaggaggaggaggaagaggaggaggagtcctgggaggaggaggaggtggagtggGACGGCGAGGCGGGGGACGAGGTGGACAGGACTTCAGCGGTGGATGAGAAGGAGGCGCTGAAGCAGGAGAAGGTGAAGTTCCACCACAACCTGGACATCCTGCTGGGCGAGGGCCACCGGCGGCGCTCCGACCCGGGCCCCCACGTCAACCTCAGCTCGCTCTCCGTCAGCCGCTCGCAGTCCCCCCCCGTCCCGCCGAAGCGCGGCCAGTCCCCGCCGGTTCGCCCCCGACCCGCCCAGCAGGCGGAGGAGAACATCTACGAGGTCACGCTCCCCGTGGTGGATCGGGCGATCCCTCAGATCAAAGTACGCAAACCGGCGCGCCGCGGAAAGCTGTCCTCCAGCACCTCCGACCCCACCTACGACTTCAACGCCAGCACGGAGTCCGTCCCGGACGCGTACGACGTCCCGCCCGCCATCCCGCCCAGGATGCCGGTGATCCAGGACGGCCGCGGCCCGCCGACGCCCGCGCACCGCGccgccgtcccgccgccgcAGCCCACCCTGGAGGAGTGGCGCTCGCTGCGGCCGTCCTCCCCCGGCAGCTCCTCCGCCGGCGGGCTGAGCCCCCAGAGGTCGGTCACGCCCACCGCCCCCGGCAGCCCCCTGGTGCCctgcaggccgccgccgcccccgccgccgagGAGCGACCCCCGGAGGCTGAGCAGCGCCTCGGTGCAGTCCCTCACGGCGAGGAGAG GAGAGGAGAATGAAGGGAATGAAGACGAGAAGGAAAACactctggaagaaat GCAAAACTCTCTTTTGAGGGAGAATTCGTTAAACTGGGAGTCCAGGCTGCAGGATG aGCCTTTGTACCAGACGTACCGCGACACCGTCATCACCAAGGAGATCCGGCGCCAGACGGTGTGCCGTAACATCAGCAAGACCAGCGCGGACTTCACGGCAGACTGGGCGGCCCGCCGCTCTGGAGCCGGGGGCGGAGCCGCGTCCGTGACGGGGAACGGGGGCCCCCGGGGCAGCCCCGTGCCCACGCCGGCGCAGAGCACCCTGTGGCAGGACCTCCAGAAGGTGCGGGACAGCGGCGTGCTGGAGCAGCTGACGGCCGAGCAGTGCAAGTACCAGGAG AGCATGTTCGAGGTCCTGACCTCGGAGACGTCGTACCTGCGATCGCTGCGGGTCCTGACCGAACACTTCATGGACAGccgggagctggaggacacCATGATCATCAGAGACAGGAAGACGCTCTTTTCCAACATCCTGAGGGTCCGGGAGGTCAGCGAGAg GTTCTTGAAAGACCTGGAGGACCGCGTCTTTGAGGAACTGGTCTTCGCCGACATCTGCGACATCATCCACTACCACGCCCAGCACAACTTCCCCGCCTACATCGACTACGTCCGCAACCAGATCTACCAGGAGAAGACGTACACCACGCTGCT GAAGAACAACGTGCAGTTCGCCGCCGTCATCGCCCGGCTGCAGGAGTCCCCGCAGTGCCAGCGGCTGCCCTTCatgtccttcctgctgctgcccttCCAGAGGATAACGCGCATCAAAATGCTGATAGAG AACATCCTGAAGAGGACAAAGGAAGGCACCAAAGAGGAGCAGATGGCCTCCAAGGCGCTGGCGTCGGTGTCCAAG ATCATCGACGAGTGCAACACCCAGGTGGGGAAGATGAGGCAGATGGAGGAGTTGATCCACATCTCTCAGACGCTGGAGTTTGACAAGCTCAAG GCCGTGCCCATCATCTCTCAGACCCGGTACCTGGAGAAGAAGGGGGAGCTCCAGGAGATGTCCAAAGGCGGGACGCTCTTCAACATGAGGGCCAAGTTCGTCcccgtcttcctcttcctcttcaacGACCTGCTCGTCATCGCCGCCAAGAAGGG CGCCGAGCGCTTCGTGGTGCTGGACCACGCCCACCGCTCGCTGGTGCAGGTGCAGCCGGTGGAGGACAGCGCGACCGGCGGCAGCCCCTACGAGCACTGCTTCAACCTCACCCTGCTGGAGAACCACCAGGGCCGCATGATGGAGCGGCTCGTCAAGGCGCCGTCGCA gtcagACATGCACAGGTGGATGGCAGCTTTCCCCGACCCCACCAACCCGGACGGACACGAAGATGAAGTTATCTATGAGGACTGGG actgtccTCAGGTGCAGTGTGTGGAGCAGTACGTCGCGCAGCAGGCGGACGAGCTCTCCCTGGAGCCCACCGAGATCATCAACGTCATCCGCAAAACCAACGAGG GCTGGTACGAAGGGAACCGGCTGTCCGACGGGCAGAAGGGCTGGTTCCCCATCGCCAACGTGGTGGAGATCACCAACGAGCacgtgaggaggaggaacctcCGCGAGCGCTACCGGGTCATCCGAGCCGCCAGCCTGGTGACCAACAACAAGGCCCGGACCATTCAGTAG
- the zpax4 gene encoding zona pellucida protein AX 4, translating into MSSSVRESPPAHPCSPSDGALHMECHDRYFMIAVALSFTGEDPRFEAVDRVGVHPITKQNEAKCGYCVTVLPLLGHVELRGSYFSCHTDRDDGDFTFSFNLITSRDGKEVVYPLNKTCSPTLPWSPREVTCAINYMEVLLQSESSCSVGMKTDQTAVAPTPGAVTSDWQVTFEREQEQMPAMNLSEARRQGYMFDLTDGLIVFRTSYGQPDSFMTEVNGIPVEKVQATLFSKQGWLVLMVEVVAACSMYSGSYDDGHMLWKTPEVLYSGLSSDRLRAGLNGELVDQSITEKEGYLVKTEDGTVEISIRYDAAGGYRKSFVAGNLYEFYLFHFFLEQVLLDEDDVKTVVRFHRALITPLLHCPIYVQNQTVLEEQLFTVYLGEVPEDVTLTGLQLNGYQCDVLCSNTSTYNVTEVVHANNTRGYTLKVPFSNPFVIKQFFSEDSVLQYRLDINYTLSVEPQNEVYFHMASIVAVFTGVSPPVFEAVCLDSGISFKLDHKPFDYLWDVTIGSELLTSEMADRHGYIMTNDSQTLQLEVPLFTPGYTYADISLKGFVGTFEILVQDGETSAVQTSTVKKCSFTSSELIVCSTDGRMTVVADVSLAIPKEGKPASTTLADKYCGPKDADESRALFMFPLSSCGTIVKIGKKNVTYQNEIFYKNYYNVDRLGSANDTERVIVQCTYPLASLHLLFSRLKFESDAVGTGRIIHTKQATAGLKGPAIKPTVAPETTPATKRPPAKPVAFLPPVHRPGRYFSRFYNLANRMTKGTNSSMKMYAVQV; encoded by the exons ATGTCTTCCTCCGTCCGCGAGTCGCCGCCGGCCCACCCCTGCTCGCCGTCTG ATG GAGCTCTTCACATGGAGTGTCATGATCGTTACTTCATGATAGCTGTGGCACTCTCCTTCACTGGGGAAGATCCTCGCTTTGAGGCCGTGG ACAGAGTGGGTGTACATCCCATCACCAAGCAGAATGAAGCCAAGTGTGGCTACTGTGTCACCGTCCTGCCCCTGCTGGGCCATGTGGAGCTCCGTGGTTCCTACTTCAGCTGCCACACCGACAGA GATGACGGAGACTTCACTTTCAGCTTTAACTTGATCACCAGCCGTGACGGGAAAGAGGTTGTCTATCCACTGAACAAGACTTGTTCTCCAACCCTGCCATGGTCTCCCAGGGAGGTCACCTGTGCAATCAACTACATGGAA gtgctgctgcagagcgagTCCAGCTGCAGCGTGGGGATGAAGACGGATCAAACTGCTGTTGCCCCA ACGCCCGGCGCTGTGACCTCAGACTGGCAGGTGACGTTTGAGAGGGAACAGGAACAGATGCCAGCCATGAACCTCTCTGAAGCCCGCAGGCAGGGCTACATGTTTGACCTGACGGACGGACTCATTGTGTTTCGTACGTCGTACGGCCAGCCGGACTCCTTCATGACCGAG GTCAATGGCATTCCGGTTGAAAAGGTTCAAGCGACTCTGTTCTCCAAACAAGGCTGGCTCGTCCTCATGGTGGAAGTGGTGGCTGCTTGCTCGATGT ATTCGGGATCGTATGACGATGGGCACATGCTGTGGAAGACTCCCGAGGTGCTCTACTCTGGTCTGTCCAGCGACCGGCTCCGTGCAGGACTCAATGGAGAGCTTGTGGACCAGTCGATCACGGAGAAAGAAGGGTACCTCGTCAAGACGGAAGATGGCACAGTCGAAATCAGCATCCGTTATGACGCTGCAGGAGGATACAGGAAG AGCTTCGTGGCTGGCAACCTCTACGAGTTTTACCTCTTCCACTTCTTCCTGGAGCAAGTCCTGCTGGATGAGGACGACGTGAAGACGGTGGTGCGGTTCCACCGGGCGCTCATCACCCCTCTGCTGCACTGCCCAATCTACGTCCAAAACCAAACGGTCCTTGAGGAGCAGCTATTCACGGTCTACCTTGGAGAGGTCCCAGAGGATGTGACGCTGACCGGGCTCCAGCTGAATGGGTATCAATGTGACGTACTGTGTTCAAACACGAGCACCTACAACGTGACTGAAGTGGTTCACGCCAACAACACCCGTGGATACACCCTGAAGGTTCCGTTCAGTAATCCTTTTGTCATAAAGCAG TTCTTCTCTGAAGACTCGGTTCTTCAGTACCGGCTGGACATCAACTACACTCTGTCTGTGGAGCCTCAGAATGAAGTGTACTTCCATATGGCCTCCATTGTGGCGGTGTTTACAGGAGTCT CTCCACCGGTCTTTGAAGCCGTCTGCCTGGACTCTGGGATTAGCTTCAAGCTGGATCACAAACCCTTCGACTACCTGTGGGACGTTACCATCGGCTCCGAGCTGCTGACTTCGGAGATGGCGGACCGTCACGGCTACATCATGACCAATGACAGCCAGACTCTGCAGCTGGAAGTGCCGCTCTTCACTCCAGGATATACATACGCG GACATCAGTCTGAAGGGGTTTGTCGGCACTTTTGAGATCCTCGTGCAGGATGGAGAAACATCGGCTGTGCAGACTTCGACCGTCAAGAAGTGCTCGTTCACCTCCAGCGAACTCATCG TGTGTTCGACTGATGGGAGGATGACCGTGGTGGCAGACGTGTCTCTGGCCATCCCAAAAGAAGGAAAGCCTGCAAGCACCACCCTGGCCGACAAATACTGCGGGCCTAAAGACGCAGATGAATCCAGGGCTCTCTTCATGTTTCCTCTGAGCTCATGTGGGACCATCGTCAAG ATCGGGAAGAAAAACGTAACTTACCAGAACGAGATCTTCTACAAGAACTACTATAATGTCGACAGGCTGGGTTCTGCTAATGATACTGAAAG GGTGATCGTGCAGTGCACGTATCCTCTAGCTAGTCttcatctcctcttctccagacTCAAATTTGAGTCTGATGCAGTTGGGACTGGCAGAATCATTCACACAAAGCAAGCCACAGCAG GTCTGAAAGGTCCTGCCATCAAGCCCACTGTCGCACCTGAAACCACACCTGCCACCAAGAGACCGCCAGCCAAACCTGTGGCCTTCCTGCCTCCTGTCCACCGGCCTGGACGCTACTTTTCCAGGTTTTATAACCTTGCCAACCGCATGACTAAAG GAACTAATTCATCAATGAAAATGTATGCAGTCCAAGTTTGA